A single genomic interval of Porphyromonas sp. oral taxon 275 harbors:
- a CDS encoding MFS transporter — MFTSLRSKSYYPWLVVALLWVVALLNYMDRQMLSTMKDAMMLDITELQSAENFGILMAIFLWIYGCVSPFAGAISDRVNRKWLIVGSIFIWSLVTFLMGVANDFTTLKVLRALMGVSEALYIPAGLSLIADYHEGKSRSLAVGIHMTGLYMGQAIGGFGATLASAYSWHTTFFTFGIIGMVYAGVLLLFLHEMPKKAPAASASAKPAESFTLRSLGQSFAWLFQNVAFWAILIYFAVPSLPGWATKNWLPTLFSENLGIEMSAAGPLSTITIAAASFVGVLVGGTLSDRWVKRNLRGRIYTGAIGLALTVPSLMLLGYGHSTVAVVGAGILFGVGYGMFDANNMPILCQFVPSRLRATAYGFMNMIGVFAGAAVTQVLGRWKDEGNLGFGFVLLGGIVLVALAIQLSLLRPTTDNME; from the coding sequence ATGTTTACCTCACTACGTAGCAAGAGCTATTACCCGTGGCTCGTGGTCGCTCTCCTCTGGGTCGTGGCGCTCCTGAACTATATGGACCGTCAGATGCTCAGCACGATGAAGGATGCGATGATGCTGGACATCACCGAGCTGCAGAGCGCGGAGAACTTCGGCATCCTCATGGCCATCTTCCTCTGGATCTATGGCTGTGTGAGCCCCTTCGCTGGAGCTATCTCTGATCGCGTCAACCGCAAGTGGCTCATCGTCGGGAGTATCTTCATCTGGTCGCTCGTGACCTTCCTCATGGGGGTGGCCAATGACTTCACCACGCTCAAGGTGCTACGTGCCCTGATGGGGGTCAGTGAGGCCCTCTACATCCCCGCAGGCCTCTCGCTGATTGCCGACTACCACGAGGGCAAGAGCCGCTCGCTGGCCGTAGGGATCCACATGACGGGGCTCTATATGGGGCAGGCGATTGGGGGCTTCGGTGCCACGCTCGCCTCGGCCTACAGCTGGCATACGACCTTCTTCACCTTTGGGATCATCGGGATGGTCTACGCTGGGGTACTGCTGCTCTTCCTGCACGAGATGCCGAAGAAGGCGCCCGCTGCCTCTGCCTCGGCCAAGCCCGCCGAGAGCTTCACCCTCCGCAGCCTAGGGCAGAGCTTCGCCTGGCTCTTCCAGAACGTCGCCTTCTGGGCCATTCTCATCTACTTCGCCGTCCCTAGTCTCCCCGGCTGGGCTACGAAGAACTGGCTGCCGACCCTCTTCTCCGAGAACCTCGGGATCGAGATGAGCGCCGCCGGCCCCCTCTCTACCATCACCATCGCAGCGGCCTCCTTCGTCGGGGTACTCGTCGGGGGGACGCTCTCCGACCGCTGGGTTAAGCGCAACCTCCGCGGACGTATCTATACGGGCGCTATAGGGCTGGCGCTGACCGTACCCTCGCTGATGCTGCTCGGCTACGGGCACTCCACGGTCGCCGTCGTCGGGGCTGGGATCCTCTTCGGCGTGGGCTACGGGATGTTCGACGCGAACAATATGCCTATCCTCTGCCAGTTCGTCCCCTCCCGCCTACGCGCTACGGCCTACGGCTTCATGAATATGATAGGCGTCTTCGCAGGGGCTGCGGTGACGCAGGTACTGGGTCGCTGGAAGGATGAGGGCAACCTCGGCTTTGGCTTCGTCCTGCTGGGGGGCATCGTCCTTGTGGCCCTAGCGATACAGCTCAGCCTCCTGCGCCCCACCACGGACAATATGGAGTAG
- the mscL gene encoding large-conductance mechanosensitive channel protein MscL: MSKFVQEFKEFALKGNVMDMAVGIIIGGAFGKIVSSLVNDIIMPPIGLITGSNFADAKAVLRPAELAADGSVVKEAIELNWGNFVQTTVDFFIIALSIFCIIKLMNSFRKKEEEAPAAPAPTPEDIELLREIRDELKRRG; this comes from the coding sequence ATGAGCAAGTTCGTACAGGAATTCAAGGAATTCGCCCTCAAGGGCAACGTCATGGATATGGCAGTGGGTATCATCATCGGTGGTGCCTTCGGCAAGATCGTATCCTCGCTGGTCAATGACATCATCATGCCTCCCATCGGCCTCATCACGGGCAGCAACTTTGCTGACGCTAAGGCTGTCCTGCGCCCTGCAGAGCTCGCTGCTGACGGTAGCGTAGTCAAGGAGGCTATCGAGCTGAACTGGGGGAACTTCGTCCAGACGACGGTAGACTTCTTCATCATCGCCCTCTCCATCTTCTGCATCATCAAGCTGATGAACAGCTTCCGCAAGAAGGAAGAGGAAGCTCCTGCAGCACCCGCTCCCACGCCTGAGGATATCGAGCTGCTTCGCGAGATCCGTGACGAGCTCAAGCGCCGCGGTTAG
- a CDS encoding outer membrane beta-barrel protein, with product MKKLSIVLCASLLAGISSQALAQVQDVSFTVAPVIGYTQWSKKLNLGDAPYWGIRAGFGFGPLFEIRGLYERSYDLKGKTKDTRPDWAAKWLDKLDDSNADIERIGGELKLNLWSNAVVTPYLTAGGGVMKFTYTGKPVGGLTQDYKEEQIYGAGGLGLKFNMGQRVALSLEGKDLMFNVNGNNRFLTDATNGSKLLHNWTGQASLDIYFGGSSSQPSDAVSRAYKNLYTDGFRGLKFVLEPGVAYVDFANNTGYADQWFVGGSAGVDFSSIFGLRGFYYQATEKPQTLKLNFNDQLAMYGGNFIARLNMPLGLTPSLNIGAGYLDAGKKYVGDGSAVKAESGLFLFGGAGLEIPLHRYVALYGNVNAMLTQRGNPDITEVTNPEQVKVATFYQAGLRFNLGRSARDGRALYENYSQEQVNSALAEANEANLQELNKLRAKYDARIQKLNKQLEEAVARQDTASAVRILEEKQRVTASASTTEKKVQQTQNAPRTVTLTTTQFEQLVRRVISDLEKSKTPASNSLSAITSSQLSDLDKILLLNALYHNPQATQFALPALAPAQPVQQGAAQPDAQQVDANIALVKRLDQVIDRLDAINSNQEATAKATTTVARKASEATTGATPLVQHAQQHIIVADRDAEGKVQAQEIRVKEASEPVFTLTRAGFFVAPNFGDQFQLNAGVRAYAQIGQSKFDLVPDVYYGFGSTNGFGLNANLHYNLPKFLGADFSPYLGVGLGYNKVGATKRFLPNYILGARLEKVLGGALSLDYTVRGALRNNQIAVGYSFNL from the coding sequence ATGAAAAAACTCTCTATCGTATTGTGCGCTTCGCTGCTCGCAGGTATCAGCAGCCAAGCTCTAGCACAGGTACAGGATGTCAGCTTCACCGTGGCCCCCGTCATCGGGTATACCCAGTGGAGCAAGAAGCTTAACCTTGGGGATGCTCCCTACTGGGGGATTCGTGCCGGCTTCGGCTTCGGTCCCCTCTTCGAGATCCGCGGGCTCTATGAGCGCAGCTATGACCTTAAGGGCAAGACCAAGGACACGCGTCCCGACTGGGCAGCTAAGTGGCTCGACAAGCTCGACGACTCCAACGCCGACATCGAGCGCATCGGCGGTGAGCTCAAGCTCAACCTCTGGTCCAACGCCGTCGTTACCCCCTACCTCACCGCAGGCGGTGGTGTGATGAAGTTCACCTACACGGGTAAGCCCGTCGGTGGTCTGACGCAGGACTACAAGGAAGAGCAGATCTACGGGGCAGGTGGCCTCGGTCTGAAGTTCAACATGGGTCAGCGCGTCGCCCTCTCCCTCGAGGGGAAGGACCTGATGTTCAACGTCAACGGCAACAACCGCTTCCTCACCGACGCGACCAACGGCAGCAAGCTGCTGCACAACTGGACGGGTCAGGCCTCGCTGGACATCTACTTCGGGGGCTCCTCCTCACAGCCTAGCGACGCCGTATCTCGCGCCTACAAGAACCTCTACACCGACGGCTTCCGCGGCCTCAAGTTCGTCCTCGAGCCTGGCGTAGCCTATGTAGACTTCGCCAACAACACGGGCTACGCTGACCAGTGGTTCGTCGGGGGATCTGCAGGGGTAGACTTCAGCAGCATCTTCGGCCTGCGTGGGTTCTACTATCAGGCTACCGAGAAGCCCCAGACGCTCAAGCTGAACTTCAACGATCAGCTAGCTATGTACGGGGGGAACTTCATCGCTCGCCTCAACATGCCCCTAGGTCTGACGCCTAGCCTCAATATCGGTGCAGGTTACCTGGACGCAGGTAAGAAGTACGTCGGTGACGGCAGCGCAGTCAAGGCCGAGAGCGGTCTCTTCCTCTTCGGTGGTGCTGGGCTCGAGATCCCCCTGCACCGCTACGTCGCCCTCTACGGGAATGTCAACGCCATGCTGACGCAGCGCGGCAATCCCGACATCACGGAGGTGACGAACCCCGAGCAGGTCAAGGTCGCTACCTTCTACCAGGCTGGCCTGCGCTTCAACCTCGGTCGCTCTGCACGCGATGGCCGCGCTCTCTACGAGAACTACAGCCAGGAGCAAGTGAACAGCGCCCTTGCTGAGGCCAACGAAGCCAACCTACAGGAGCTGAACAAGCTGCGCGCCAAGTACGACGCACGCATCCAGAAGCTCAACAAGCAGCTGGAGGAAGCTGTAGCCCGTCAGGACACGGCCTCCGCTGTACGTATCCTCGAGGAGAAGCAGCGCGTGACAGCCAGCGCCAGCACCACCGAGAAGAAGGTGCAGCAGACACAGAATGCGCCCCGCACGGTGACGCTGACCACGACGCAGTTCGAGCAGCTCGTACGTCGCGTCATCAGCGACCTGGAGAAGAGCAAGACGCCCGCTAGCAACTCGCTCTCCGCCATCACCTCGAGCCAGCTCTCCGACCTCGACAAGATCCTCCTGCTGAATGCGCTCTACCACAACCCCCAGGCTACGCAGTTCGCGCTGCCCGCTCTGGCGCCCGCGCAGCCCGTACAGCAGGGTGCTGCTCAGCCCGACGCGCAGCAGGTAGATGCCAATATCGCGCTGGTCAAGCGCCTCGATCAGGTCATCGACCGCCTGGATGCCATCAACAGCAACCAGGAGGCTACCGCCAAGGCCACCACGACCGTAGCGCGCAAGGCCAGTGAGGCCACGACGGGCGCTACGCCTCTGGTGCAGCACGCACAGCAGCACATCATCGTCGCTGATCGTGACGCTGAGGGCAAGGTCCAGGCACAGGAGATCCGTGTCAAGGAGGCTAGCGAGCCCGTCTTCACGCTGACTCGTGCAGGCTTCTTCGTAGCCCCCAACTTCGGTGATCAGTTCCAGCTGAACGCTGGTGTACGTGCCTATGCCCAGATCGGCCAGTCGAAGTTCGACCTCGTGCCCGACGTCTACTACGGCTTCGGCAGCACCAATGGCTTCGGGCTCAATGCCAATCTGCACTACAACCTGCCTAAGTTCCTCGGCGCTGACTTCTCGCCCTACCTCGGCGTAGGTCTTGGCTACAACAAGGTCGGTGCTACCAAGCGCTTCCTCCCCAACTATATCCTCGGCGCTCGTCTAGAGAAGGTGCTGGGTGGGGCGCTCTCGCTCGACTACACGGTACGTGGTGCTCTGCGCAACAATCAGATCGCTGTCGGCTACAGCTTCAACCTCTAG
- a CDS encoding OmpA family protein: protein MKSLKTKSLLLALTLLGAAGTELRAQSTDSVAQLQVSRVDSVITLTEDELVAGLRAIAEAWQARQQQVVPQQTELARVLKLQLLLNSLGLSAAQRPVQPVVAGAAPAQRVYYPDVYGYARRYQQPQQQYQDLTSGARIDRLERLLELSLLQRQAEQKVTTLPAAQARAARQTNDSLLYVLRQELGALRQEREALRQQPSQVQQQPQQQPTTTQIVMPAVPLQPAQPVQQPVMPLQPLQPAQPTSELSDALLVTYFKRQVFFAVGRSELLPEARLTLNEVYRFLSQDSQLRLFLTGFASPEGNAKRNASLAEQRSRAVFDYLVSCGVSRDRLVAVAGGVDRNTDLYGVARRVDIELKK, encoded by the coding sequence ATGAAGTCGCTTAAGACCAAGAGCCTGCTACTAGCCCTTACGCTCCTCGGAGCAGCGGGCACCGAGCTCCGTGCCCAGAGCACGGACTCGGTCGCCCAGCTCCAGGTGAGCCGCGTGGACAGCGTGATCACGCTGACCGAGGATGAGCTGGTGGCTGGCCTACGCGCCATCGCTGAGGCCTGGCAGGCTCGTCAGCAGCAGGTAGTCCCCCAGCAGACCGAGCTCGCTCGCGTGCTGAAGCTCCAGCTGCTGCTCAATAGCCTCGGGCTAAGTGCTGCCCAGCGCCCCGTGCAGCCCGTCGTGGCTGGGGCGGCGCCCGCACAGCGCGTGTACTACCCCGACGTCTATGGCTATGCGCGTCGCTACCAGCAGCCACAGCAGCAGTACCAGGACCTCACCAGTGGCGCTCGCATCGATCGCCTGGAGCGTCTCCTGGAGCTGAGCCTCCTGCAGCGCCAGGCGGAGCAGAAGGTGACGACGCTGCCCGCAGCACAGGCACGTGCAGCACGTCAGACCAATGACTCGCTGCTCTACGTCCTACGCCAGGAGCTCGGTGCCCTACGTCAGGAGCGTGAGGCGCTGCGTCAGCAGCCCAGCCAGGTGCAGCAGCAGCCTCAGCAGCAGCCCACCACGACGCAGATCGTGATGCCTGCCGTACCCCTGCAGCCCGCACAGCCTGTCCAGCAGCCCGTGATGCCCCTGCAGCCGCTGCAGCCCGCTCAGCCTACGAGCGAGCTATCGGATGCGCTGCTGGTGACCTACTTCAAGCGCCAGGTCTTCTTCGCCGTAGGCCGCAGCGAACTGCTGCCCGAGGCACGCCTGACGCTCAACGAGGTCTACCGCTTCCTCAGCCAGGACAGCCAGCTGCGCCTCTTCCTCACGGGCTTTGCCTCCCCTGAGGGAAACGCTAAGCGCAATGCGAGCCTAGCCGAGCAGCGCAGCCGCGCCGTCTTCGACTACCTCGTCAGCTGCGGTGTCTCCCGTGACCGCCTCGTGGCTGTCGCTGGAGGGGTAGACCGCAACACCGATCTCTACGGCGTCGCACGTCGCGTAGATATCGAGCTGAAGAAGTAA
- a CDS encoding glutaredoxin-related protein: MIKIYGMPSCPDCAAVEEQVKGDARYEVIDIGAHISHLKAFLRLRDSEPAFEVAKRKGWAGVPCFVLEDGTVTLCPEEAGLSRRSASVAAGTACSIDGSGC; the protein is encoded by the coding sequence ATGATCAAGATATATGGTATGCCCAGCTGCCCCGACTGCGCAGCTGTCGAGGAGCAGGTCAAGGGCGACGCCCGCTACGAAGTAATAGATATCGGGGCGCACATCAGCCACCTCAAGGCCTTCCTTCGCCTCCGTGACAGCGAGCCTGCCTTTGAGGTCGCCAAGCGCAAGGGTTGGGCAGGGGTCCCCTGCTTCGTCCTCGAGGATGGTACGGTGACGCTCTGTCCCGAGGAGGCTGGGCTGTCGCGCCGCTCGGCGAGCGTCGCCGCAGGTACTGCCTGCAGCATCGACGGCTCGGGCTGCTAG